GTTCTCGGTGGACGGGGACGCCGCCCCGCTCGCCGGGTACGCCGCCGCCTGCCGCGCGGAGGGCGCCGCCCTGGTCGTCGACGACGCGCACGGGCTGGGCGTCCTGGGGGAGGGCGGCCGCGGCGCCCTGTACGCGGAGGGCCTGGCGGGCGCGCCCGGGGTGGTCGCGACCATGACCCTCTCGAAGTCCCTGGGCAGCCAGGGCGGCGCCGTCCTCGGCCCCGCCCGGGTGATCCGGCACCTGGTCAACACGGCCCGGACGTTCATCTTCGACACCGGGCTCGCCCCGGCCGCCACGGGCGCGGCGCTCGCGAGCCTGCGGCTGCTGCGACGCGAGCCCGAGCGGGCCGGCCGCGCCCGCGAGGTGGCCCGGCTGCTGCACGAGCGGCTCACCGCGTCCGGCCTGACCGCGGCCCGGCCGGACGCGGCCGTGGTGTCGGTACGGGCCCCGTCGGCCGCGGCGGCACTGCGCTGGGCCGCCGACTGCCGCGGGGCGGGACTGTTCGTGGGGTGCTTCCGGCCGCCGTCGGTGCCGGACGGGATCTCCCGGCTCCGGCTCACGGCCCGGGCGGATCTCACGGGGGAGGAGATCACCCGGGCGGTGGAGACGATCCTGTCGACGGCCCCGCCCGGCGCGGCCGACCGGTAGGCCGTCGGTTGCGGATCGCGCCGGGCTCCGGGCCGGTCCGGCGGGGCCGGGGCGCGGAGCGGGCGGTTCAGCGGGACGGGTCCGCCCGTACGTGGGCGAGGAAGCCGCCCCAGGCCGGCCCGGTGAAGAGCACGGCCGGGCCGTCCGCCCGCTTGGAGTCGCGGACGGCCAGCAGGCCGCGGCCGAGGGCGGCCGCTTCCACACAGTTGTTCATTCCGGTGCTGCGGCTGCTCCGCCGCCACCGCGCGCCGATCAGAAGTCCGCCGGTGGACAAGGGGGTTGCGGACACGGGAGTGCCTCCTTACGCGTCGTCAGCGAGGGCGCTGATGAGGTCCGACGAGTCCTGGGGCGGGAGGGCGTGCGCCTGGATGGTGCGGAACGCGGCGCTGTACGCCTCAAGGTCTTCCTTCCGCTCCAGATAGAGGCTACTCGTCAGATGGTCGAGTACGACCACATCCAGATCGGCGATGTTCGGAAATGAGAAGATGACGAACGGTCCGGTGAGGCCGAGATGTCCCCCCACGCTGAACGGCAGGACCTGGAGCCGCACATGGGGCAAACGGGCCACCTCCACCAGGTGCCCCAGCTGTTCCGCCATCACCCCCGGCCCGCCGATCTGCCGGCGCAGCACCGCCTCGTCCAGCACCGCGCTCAGCTCCAGCGGCGGATCGGACCGCAGCACCGACTGGCGTGCCAGCCGCACCTCGACGAGCGCGTCCACCTTCGGCTCGGGCAGCCCGCCGAGTGCGGCCCGGGTCACCGCCCGCGCGTACCCGGGCGTCTGCAGCAGCCCCGGCACCACCGAGAGTTCGACCGTGCGCGCCGACCGTGCCCCGGCCTCCAGGCTGATGAAGTCGCGGTACTCCTGCGGCAGCAGCCCCCGGTAGTCGTGCCACCACTGCCGGGACCGGCCGCTGCCGTCCGCCGGACCGGGAACGGAGGCGGAGGCCGACAGGGCCTCCAGCAGGGCCCGCTGACGGGGACTCACGATCTCCCCGTACACGTCCAGGAGCAGCCGGATGTCGTCGGGCTTGACGCCGCTGCGCCCGGTCTCGATCCGGCTGATCTTCGACTGGTGCCACCCCGCGATCCGGGCCGCCTCACCACTGGTGAGCCCGGACCTGTCGCGCAGGGCGCGCAGTTCCTCGCCCAGCTTGCGCCGGCGCACCGCGGGACCATGCTGCACACCCGACTCCTTCCACCGGCACGGGTCGCACCAGTCTGCCGTCCGCACACGTTCTTCCGTAGCAGGGTTCACCGCATTGAGCGACAGATATATGCATATCTCCGGGGATCGGCGGAATCGGCGGCACCATGGGTGACACTCTGGCGTCCAGCACAGGTCCGGGACGGTTCGCGCCCCGGTGGGAAAGGGACCGTCGCCATGGCAGATCACCAGGAAGCATCCGTCACTCTGCCGAGCGAACCGGCCTCGGTCGCCGTGGCGCGCCGGTTCGTGGCGGAGGTGCTGGGCGCGTGGGGGCTGCCCGACGCCGCCGACGCCGCCGACAGCGTCCGGCTGATGGTCTCCGAGCTCGCCACCAACGCCGTCCAGCACACGTTCGGGCAGTCGCCCACCTTCCGGGTCGACGTCCGCCTGGAGCGGGAGGAGCGGTTGCGCGTGGGCGTGACCGACAGCCACCCGCGCTGGCCCAAGCGGCTGCCGGCCGCCGTCCAGCAGGACAACGGCCGGGGCATGGTCATCATCCGCTGCCTCACCGCCGAGGCGGGCGGGCGGCTCTCCGTCACGCCCACCGAGGACGGGGGCAAGACGGTGTGGATCGCGCTGCCCTGGCCGGCCGGCGCTCCCGCGGGGACCGGGACCGGCCGCTGACCCTCCGCCGGAGGCCGCCGCACCCGGGACGCGGCGGGCGGGCCTTCCCGCGCCGCGGGCCTTCGTACGCAAGGACGCCCGCGCGGCCCCGGACCGGGGCGCCCGCGGCGCGAAACGGGTGCCTGCGCGAAACACGGGTTAACGCGGCGGAAAAGCGCGCGTCCTAGCGTGGCACCTCGGGCCCTTCACCAAAGATCGCCCATGATCCGGTAAAGCAACGGTGGTCGGTGCGGAAAGCCTTTCCCCGCATCGGCCAAGAATGCGCCGGGCGGGCGTTCGTCGAGGTCAACAAAGTGTTGAAGGCCGATAGGGTCGCACCGGCGCGATGTCGATCTTGTCCTGGAAGCTTGGTGATACGTGTGCAACTGACACCACACGAGCAGGAGAGACTGCTCATCCACGTCGCCGCGGACGTGGCCGAGAAGAGACGGGCGCGCGGCGTCCGCCTCAACCACCCCGAGGCGATCGCGTTGATCACCTCCCACATCCTCGAAGGCGCCCGCGACGGCCGCACCGTGGCCGAGCTGATGGCCTCCGGCCGCACCGTCCTGGGCCGCGAGGACGTCATGGAGGGCATCCCCGAGATGATCCACGACGTCCAGGTCGAGGCCACCTTCCCGGACGGCACCAAGCTCGTCACCGTCCACGACCCGATCGTCTGAGGAGCACGCCCATGATCCCCGGCGAAATCGCCTTCGGGGACGGGCCGGTGCTCCTCAACGAGGGCCTCCCCGTCACCCGTCTCACCGTGCTCAACGCCGCCGACCGGCCCGTCCAGGTCGGCTCCCACTACCACTTCGCCGAGGCCAACCCCGGTCTCGACTTCGACCGGACCGCCGCCCGCGGACAGCGCCTCAACATCGCCGCCGGTACGGCCGTCCGCTTCGAGCCCGGGATCCCGGTCGCGGTGGAACTCGTACCCCTCGGCGGACTGCGCACCGTACCGGGACTGCGCGGAGAGACCGGAGGGCCGCTCGATGGCTGAGATCTCCCGACAGGTGTACTCCGACCTCTTCGGGCCGACGACCGGCGACCGGATCAGGCTGGCCGACACCGACCTCTTCGTCGAGATCGAGCAGGACCTCGCGGGCGGCCCCGGCCGGGCCGGCGACGAGGCCGTCTTCGGCGGCGGCAAGGTGATCCGCGAGTCCATGGGCCAGGCCCGCACCACCCGGGCCCAGGGCGCTCCCGACACGGTGATCACCGGGGTCGTGATCCTCGACCACTGGGGCATCGTCAAGGCCGACCTCGGCATCCGCGACGGCCGCATCTGCGGCATCGGCAAGGCCGGCAACCCGGACACCATGGACGGGGTCGACCCCGCCCTCGTCATCGGCCCCGAGACGGAGATCATCGCCGGCAACGGCAAGATCGTCACCGCCGGCGCCATCGACGCCCACGTGCACTTCATCGCGCCCACGGTCATCGAGGAGGCGCTCGCCTCCGGCATCACCACCCTCGTCGGCGGCGGCACCGGTCCGGCCGAGGGCAGCAAGGCCACCACCGTCACCCCCGGACCCTGGCACCTGGCCCGGATGTTCGCGGCACTGGAGGCCTACCCCGTCAACATCGGCCTCCTCGGCAAGGGCAACACCATGTCCCGCGAGGCCATGCACTCCCAGCTGCGCGGCGGAGCCCTCGGATTCAAGATCCACGAGGACTGGGGCGCCACCCCGGCCGTCATCGACGCCTGTCTGAGCGTCTGCGACGAGACCGGAGCCCAGGTCGCCATCCACACCGACACCCTCAACGAGGCCGGCTTCGTCGCCGACACCCTCGCGGCCATCGCCGGACGGACGATCCACTCGTACCACACCGAAGGCGCCGGCGGCGGTCACGCCCCCGACATCATCACCGTGGTGTCCGAGCCCAACATACTGCCGAGCTCCACCAACCCCACCCGGCCGCACACCGTCAACACCATCGAGGAACACCTCGACATGCTCATGGTGTGCCACCACCTCAACCCGGCCGTCCCCGAGGACCTGGCCTTCGCCGAATCGCGCATCCGGCCCTCGACCATCGCCGCCGAGGACGTGCTGCACGACCTCGGCGCCATCTCCATCATCTCCTCCGACTCCCAGGCCATGGGCCGGGTCGGCGAGGTCGTGCTGCGCACCTGGCAGACCGCCCACGTGATGAAGAAGCGCCGCGGGTTCCTGCCCGGCGACGGACCCGCCGACAACCACCGGGCCCGCCGCTACGTCGCCAAGTACACGATCAACCCCGCCGTCGCCCAGGGACTCGCCCGCGAGATCGGCTCCGTGGAGACCGGCAAGCTCGCCGACCTCGTGCTGTGGACCCCGGCGTTCTTCGGCGTCAAGCCCGAGCTCGTCATCAAGGGCGGCCAGATCGCCTACGCGCAGATGGGCGACGCCAACGCCTCCATCCCCACCCCGCAGCCGGTCCTGCCCCGCCCGATGTACGGCAGCTTCGGGCGCGCGCCCGCCCTGAACTCCTTCAACTTCACGGCGCAGGCCGCGCTCGACGACGGGCTGCCCGAACGGCTCGGTCTCGGCAAGGCGTTCGTGGCCATCGAGTCCACCCGCAAGGTGGGCAAGACGGACATGCGCAACAACGACGCCATGCCCCGGGTGGAGGTCGACGCGGACACCTTCACCGTCACCATCGACGGCGAAGCCGTGGAACCGGCGCCCGCCGCCGAACTGCCCATGGCCCAGAGATACTTCCTGTTCTGATGAGTCTCGCCGCACTGCTCGTCCTCGCCGACGGACGCTTCCCCGCCGGGGGGCACGCCCACTCCGGCGGGGCCGAGGCCGCCTGCAAGGCCGGCCGCATCCGCGACGCCGCCACCCTGGAGGAGTTCTGCCGGGGCCGGCTGCACACGGCCGGCCTCACCGCCGCCGGCCTCGCCGCCGGCGCCGCCCTCGGGATCGACCCGGTCGAGCTCGACGGCGCCGCCGACGCGCGCACGCCCTCGCCCGCGCTGCGCACCGCGGCTCGGCGGCTCGGCCGGCAGCTCCTGCGGGCCGCCCGGGCCACCTGGCCCTCGGCCGAACTCGACGCCCTGGCCGCGGCCTTCCCGCGCGGCGCGCACCAGCCTGTCGTCCTCGGGCTCACCGCCCGGGCGGCCGGGCTCGGTCCGCGCGACGCCGCACACGTGGCGGTGTACGAGAGCGTCGGCGGCCCGGCCACCGCGACCGTCCGGCTGCTGGGCCTGGACCCCTTCGAGGCGAGCGGGGTCCTGGCCCGCCTCGCCCCCGAGCTCGACGCCGTCGCGGCCCGGGCCGTCGACGCCGCCCTGCGGGCCCGCACGGAGGGCGCCGGCGCCCTGCCGGCCGCCTCCTCGCCCCTGCTGGAGATCGCGGCGGAGGTCCATGCCGACTGGGCGGTACGCCTCTTCGCCTCCTGAGCGCCCCCACCGGACCCCGAACAGCCCCAAGGAGACCCCATGCACCTCGACCACGGCGTGACCTACCCGCACCGCCACACCCACGCCGACCCCGTCCGATCCGACGGCTCCCGGCGCGCCCTGCGCATCGGCCTCGGCGGGCCCGTCGGCTCCGGCAAGACGGCCACCGTCGCCGCCCTGTGCCGCGCCCTGCGCGCCGAGCTCTCCATGGCGGTGGTCACCAACGACATCTACACCCGCGAGGACGCCGAGTTCCTGCTCCGCGAGGCGGTGCTGCCGCCCGAGCGGATCGCGGCCGTCGAGACCGGGGCCTGTCCGCACACCGCGATCCGCGACGACATCTCCGCCAACCTGGAGGCCGTCGAGGAACTGGAAGAGGCGTTCCTGCACAGCGGGCCGCTCGACCTGATCCTCGTCGAGTCCGGCGGGGACAACCTCACCGCCACCTTCTCCCGCGGCCTCGTCGACGCCCAGATCTTCGTCATCGACGTGGCCGGCGGCGACGACATCCCGCGCAAGGGCGGCCCCGGCGTCACCACCGCCGACCTCCTCGTCGTCAACAAGACCGACCTCGCCCCGCACGTCGGTTCCGACCTCGCCCGGATGGCCCGCGACGCCGCCGACCAGCGCGGCGAACTGCCCGTCGCCTTCCAGTCGCTGCGCGGCTCCGAGGGCGTCGGCCCGGTGGCCGACTGGGTGCGCGAGCGGATCGCCGCCTGGATCGTACGGTGACCTGCCCGCCCCCCGACCTCCCGCCACCGGCGGGACTGCGCGCCACCGCCCGCATCCGCGCCACCGCCGACGGGCGGGGCGGCACCGCGCTGCCCCTCCTGGCCGGGGAGGGGCCCCTCGCCCTGCGCCGCACCCGGGGGCGGGGCGCGGAGGCCGGGGTCGTGCTCGTCGGCGCCATGAGCGCCCCGCTGGGCGGCGACCACCTCACCGTCGAGGCCACCGCCGGGCCCGGGGCGCACCTCGCCCTCGGCTCCGCGGCGGCCACCCTGGCCCTGCCCGGCCGCGGCGGCGAGCCCGCGCACTACGACGTACGGCTCACCCTGGAGGACGGCGCGTCGGTGCGGTGGCTGCCGGAACCGCTGGTCTCCGTACGCGGCAGCGACCTGCGCGTGCGCACCGAGGCCCGGCTGGCCCCCACCGCCCGGCTGCTGCTGCGCGAGGAGCAGGTGCTCGGCCGCGCCGGCGAGGCCCCGGGCCTGCTGCGCAGCAGGCTCGCCGTCACGCGCGGCGGCCGGCCGCTGCTGGACCAGGAACTCGCCTGCGGGCCCGGCGCGCCCGGCGGCTGGGACGGCCCGGCCGGCCTCGCCGGGCACCGGGCGATCGGACAGCTCCTCGTCGTGGACCCCGACTTCGAGGCGGCCCCGCCCGCGGCCGCGGTGCTGGGCGAGTACGCGGCGGTGACGCCGCTGGCCGGACCCGCGGTGCTCGTGACGGCCTTGGCCCCGGACGCCCTGAGGCTGCGCGAACTGCTGGACGGGGCCTGCCGCACGTACGGCTGGTGAACGGGGACGAACCGGTCTCCGCTCAGCGGTACACACCTTTCCGGTTATCGGGTTGGCAAAGAACCGCGCCCCGCTCTGTCGCCGGGTCCCGGTCAGGCACCAGGATCGCCCCTGCACGCGGACGACCGAATCCGATCGAACCCGGCCGCCGAGAGCGGCACTTGACGCAGGGGGAACAACCACGTGATACGCAACGCGGCGCTGGGGAGCGCCGCCACCCTGATCACCGGCACGCTGGCGGCGAGCCTGCTGCTGGCCCCGCCCGCCTCCGCGGCGGCCGCCGGACGCGACAACGGCGCGGCGGAGGCGGTCGGCGTCCAGATCGCCGCCGCCCGCGCGGCCCGCGCCGGGATCGACTGGAAGGACTGTCCGGCCGACTGGGGCTTCGAGAAGCCCATCCAGTGCGGCTGGGTCAAGGTCCCGCTCGACTACACCAAGCCGTTCGGCAAGACCATCGAGCTCGCGGTCGACCGGATCGGCAACACCGGCACCAAGGACGAGCGCCAGGGCGCCCTCCTCTACAACCCCGGCGGCCCCGGCGGTTCCGGCATGCGCTTCCCGCGACGGGTCACCACCAAGAGCCCGCTGTGGGTCAACACCTCCAAGGCGTACGACTTCGTGGGCTTCGACCCGCGCGGCGTCGGCCACTCCGCGCCGATCTCCTGCATCGACCCGCAGGAGTTCGTCAAGGCCCCCAAGGCCGACCCGGTCCCGTCCAGCGAGGCCGACAAGCGCGCCCAGCGCAAGCTCGCCGCCGAGTACGCGGACGGCTGCAAGGAGCGCAGCGGCGAGATGCTGCCGCACATGACCACCCCGAACACCGCGCGCGACCTCGACGTCATCCGTGCCGCGCTCGGCGAGAAGAAGCTGAACTACCTCGGCGTCTCCTACGGCACCTACCTCGGCGGGGTCTACGCGACCCTCTTCCCGAGCCACGTCCGCCGCATGATCGTCGACAGCGTCGTGGACCCGGACCAGGACAACATCTGGTACGAGGCCAACCTCGGCCAGGACGTCGCCTTCCAGACCCGCTGGAACGACTGGCAGGACTGGGTCGCCAAGAACGACGCCGTCTTCCACATCGGCGACACCCGCGCCAAGGTGGAGGCGAAGTACCAGGAGCTGCGCGCCACGGCCAAGGCCGACCCGATCGGCGGGGTCGTCGGCCCGGCCGAGCTGATCGGCTTCTTCCAGGGCGCCCCGTACTACGACTCCTCCTGGGTGCCCGTCGCCCAGACCTGGGCCGCCTACGTCGCCGGCGACACCCAGGCGCTGGTCGACGCCATCGCCCCGGACATGTCCGACACGGCCGGCAACGCCGCCTCCGAGAACGGCAACGCCGTCTACACCGCGGTCGAGTGCGCCGACGCCAAGTGGCCCACCAGCTGGGCCAAGTGGGACCGGGACAACACCAAGCTGCACCAGAAGTACCCGTTCCTGACCTGGTCCAACGCCTGGATGAACCTGCCCTGCGCGACCTGGAAGTCCAAGCAGAGCACCCCGATCGAGGTCGGTGCGGGCGCCCGGCAGGGCCTGCCGCCGGTGCTGATCGTCCAGTCCGAGCGGGACGCGGCCACCCCGTACGAGGGCGCGGTCTCGATGCACCGCCGCCTCGGCGGTTCGCGCCTGATCACCGAGCAGAACGCGGGCTCGCACGGTGTCACCAGCCTGGTGAACCCCTGCATCAACACCCGCGTGGACAGCTACCTGCTGACCGGCAAGGTCGACGCCAAGGACGTGAAGTGCGGCCCGCACGCCACGCCCGTCGCCCCCGCCCCGGCCGCCGCGAAGTCGGCGGCCCCGGGCGCGGACCTTCCGGCGCGTGAGGAGCTCCCGGCCGTCCGGTAGCGGACGGCCCGCGGGACGGGGAGGGGGCTCAGCGCTTCGGGCGCCGGGCCCTCTTCCGTCCTTCCTCCGCCTCGGCCTTGACCTCGGCCGCGTACCGGTCGACGTACTCCTGGCCCGAGAGCGCGAGGATGGCGTACATGATCTCGTCGGTGACGGCGCGCAGCACCGCCCGCTCCGACTCCAGCCCGGCGTAGCGGGAGAAGTCCATCGGCTCGCCGAAGCGGATCGTCACCCGCCGGATCTTCGGGATCTTCTGTCCGGGCGGCTGGATCTCGAAGGTGCCGACCATCGCGCACGGCACCACCGGCACCCCGGCGCCCAGCGCCATCGCGGCCACGCCGACCTTGCCCTTGTACAGCCGCCCGTCGTGCGAGCGGGTGCCCTCCGGGTAGATGCCCAGCAGCTCGTCCTCGGCCAGCACCCCGAGCCCCTCGCGCAGGGCGGCCCGTCCGGCGTCCTTGCCGGAGCGGTCCACGGGGATCTGCCCGGCGCTGCGGAAGAAGGCGGCGGTCAGCCGGCCCTTGACCCCCGGGCCGGTGAAGTACTCGGCCTTCGCGAGGAAGGTGATCCGGCGCTTGAGGATGGCCGGCATCAGGAAGTGGTCGGAGAACGACAGGTGGTTGCCCGCGATGATCGCGGCGCCCTCCGCCGGGATGTTCTCCAGGCCTTCGATCCTCGGCCGGAACAGCAGCCGTAGCAGCGGCCCGAGCAGGACGTGCTTGAGCAAGTGGTAGAACACCCGGCGTTTCCCTTCACCTCACGGTCCGGACCAGTGTGCGGGAAACGGCGG
Above is a window of Streptomyces subrutilus DNA encoding:
- a CDS encoding ATP-binding protein; this translates as MADHQEASVTLPSEPASVAVARRFVAEVLGAWGLPDAADAADSVRLMVSELATNAVQHTFGQSPTFRVDVRLEREERLRVGVTDSHPRWPKRLPAAVQQDNGRGMVIIRCLTAEAGGRLSVTPTEDGGKTVWIALPWPAGAPAGTGTGR
- a CDS encoding urease subunit alpha, coding for MAEISRQVYSDLFGPTTGDRIRLADTDLFVEIEQDLAGGPGRAGDEAVFGGGKVIRESMGQARTTRAQGAPDTVITGVVILDHWGIVKADLGIRDGRICGIGKAGNPDTMDGVDPALVIGPETEIIAGNGKIVTAGAIDAHVHFIAPTVIEEALASGITTLVGGGTGPAEGSKATTVTPGPWHLARMFAALEAYPVNIGLLGKGNTMSREAMHSQLRGGALGFKIHEDWGATPAVIDACLSVCDETGAQVAIHTDTLNEAGFVADTLAAIAGRTIHSYHTEGAGGGHAPDIITVVSEPNILPSSTNPTRPHTVNTIEEHLDMLMVCHHLNPAVPEDLAFAESRIRPSTIAAEDVLHDLGAISIISSDSQAMGRVGEVVLRTWQTAHVMKKRRGFLPGDGPADNHRARRYVAKYTINPAVAQGLAREIGSVETGKLADLVLWTPAFFGVKPELVIKGGQIAYAQMGDANASIPTPQPVLPRPMYGSFGRAPALNSFNFTAQAALDDGLPERLGLGKAFVAIESTRKVGKTDMRNNDAMPRVEVDADTFTVTIDGEAVEPAPAAELPMAQRYFLF
- a CDS encoding urease accessory protein UreF, translating into MSLAALLVLADGRFPAGGHAHSGGAEAACKAGRIRDAATLEEFCRGRLHTAGLTAAGLAAGAALGIDPVELDGAADARTPSPALRTAARRLGRQLLRAARATWPSAELDALAAAFPRGAHQPVVLGLTARAAGLGPRDAAHVAVYESVGGPATATVRLLGLDPFEASGVLARLAPELDAVAARAVDAALRARTEGAGALPAASSPLLEIAAEVHADWAVRLFAS
- a CDS encoding lysophospholipid acyltransferase family protein; this encodes MFYHLLKHVLLGPLLRLLFRPRIEGLENIPAEGAAIIAGNHLSFSDHFLMPAILKRRITFLAKAEYFTGPGVKGRLTAAFFRSAGQIPVDRSGKDAGRAALREGLGVLAEDELLGIYPEGTRSHDGRLYKGKVGVAAMALGAGVPVVPCAMVGTFEIQPPGQKIPKIRRVTIRFGEPMDFSRYAGLESERAVLRAVTDEIMYAILALSGQEYVDRYAAEVKAEAEEGRKRARRPKR
- a CDS encoding DUF397 domain-containing protein — encoded protein: MSATPLSTGGLLIGARWRRSSRSTGMNNCVEAAALGRGLLAVRDSKRADGPAVLFTGPAWGGFLAHVRADPSR
- a CDS encoding 8-amino-7-oxononanoate synthase, whose translation is MPEHAPDPAAAPGDVFAWIDDAERARERAGLVRTLRPRPASSPLLDLASNDYLGLSRHPGTVRGAREAVERWGAGATGSRLVTGTTELHAELERELADFCGFEAALVLSSGYAANLAAVTALSDRGTLVVSDAGNHASIVDGCRLSRADTAVIPHSDPDAARKTLAAHAGRALLVSDSVFSVDGDAAPLAGYAAACRAEGAALVVDDAHGLGVLGEGGRGALYAEGLAGAPGVVATMTLSKSLGSQGGAVLGPARVIRHLVNTARTFIFDTGLAPAATGAALASLRLLRREPERAGRAREVARLLHERLTASGLTAARPDAAVVSVRAPSAAAALRWAADCRGAGLFVGCFRPPSVPDGISRLRLTARADLTGEEITRAVETILSTAPPGAADR
- a CDS encoding helix-turn-helix domain-containing protein, with the protein product MQHGPAVRRRKLGEELRALRDRSGLTSGEAARIAGWHQSKISRIETGRSGVKPDDIRLLLDVYGEIVSPRQRALLEALSASASVPGPADGSGRSRQWWHDYRGLLPQEYRDFISLEAGARSARTVELSVVPGLLQTPGYARAVTRAALGGLPEPKVDALVEVRLARQSVLRSDPPLELSAVLDEAVLRRQIGGPGVMAEQLGHLVEVARLPHVRLQVLPFSVGGHLGLTGPFVIFSFPNIADLDVVVLDHLTSSLYLERKEDLEAYSAAFRTIQAHALPPQDSSDLISALADDA
- a CDS encoding urease subunit gamma encodes the protein MQLTPHEQERLLIHVAADVAEKRRARGVRLNHPEAIALITSHILEGARDGRTVAELMASGRTVLGREDVMEGIPEMIHDVQVEATFPDGTKLVTVHDPIV
- a CDS encoding urease subunit beta, with product MIPGEIAFGDGPVLLNEGLPVTRLTVLNAADRPVQVGSHYHFAEANPGLDFDRTAARGQRLNIAAGTAVRFEPGIPVAVELVPLGGLRTVPGLRGETGGPLDG
- a CDS encoding urease accessory protein UreD; the protein is MTCPPPDLPPPAGLRATARIRATADGRGGTALPLLAGEGPLALRRTRGRGAEAGVVLVGAMSAPLGGDHLTVEATAGPGAHLALGSAAATLALPGRGGEPAHYDVRLTLEDGASVRWLPEPLVSVRGSDLRVRTEARLAPTARLLLREEQVLGRAGEAPGLLRSRLAVTRGGRPLLDQELACGPGAPGGWDGPAGLAGHRAIGQLLVVDPDFEAAPPAAAVLGEYAAVTPLAGPAVLVTALAPDALRLRELLDGACRTYGW
- a CDS encoding alpha/beta hydrolase, which gives rise to MIRNAALGSAATLITGTLAASLLLAPPASAAAAGRDNGAAEAVGVQIAAARAARAGIDWKDCPADWGFEKPIQCGWVKVPLDYTKPFGKTIELAVDRIGNTGTKDERQGALLYNPGGPGGSGMRFPRRVTTKSPLWVNTSKAYDFVGFDPRGVGHSAPISCIDPQEFVKAPKADPVPSSEADKRAQRKLAAEYADGCKERSGEMLPHMTTPNTARDLDVIRAALGEKKLNYLGVSYGTYLGGVYATLFPSHVRRMIVDSVVDPDQDNIWYEANLGQDVAFQTRWNDWQDWVAKNDAVFHIGDTRAKVEAKYQELRATAKADPIGGVVGPAELIGFFQGAPYYDSSWVPVAQTWAAYVAGDTQALVDAIAPDMSDTAGNAASENGNAVYTAVECADAKWPTSWAKWDRDNTKLHQKYPFLTWSNAWMNLPCATWKSKQSTPIEVGAGARQGLPPVLIVQSERDAATPYEGAVSMHRRLGGSRLITEQNAGSHGVTSLVNPCINTRVDSYLLTGKVDAKDVKCGPHATPVAPAPAAAKSAAPGADLPAREELPAVR
- the ureG gene encoding urease accessory protein UreG, with product MHLDHGVTYPHRHTHADPVRSDGSRRALRIGLGGPVGSGKTATVAALCRALRAELSMAVVTNDIYTREDAEFLLREAVLPPERIAAVETGACPHTAIRDDISANLEAVEELEEAFLHSGPLDLILVESGGDNLTATFSRGLVDAQIFVIDVAGGDDIPRKGGPGVTTADLLVVNKTDLAPHVGSDLARMARDAADQRGELPVAFQSLRGSEGVGPVADWVRERIAAWIVR